CGCACAGTGCTAGCACTTAGAGGACAGTGCAGGGTTTGGTATAAATACACTATGACTTCCTGCGCACAGTGCTAACACTTAGAGGACAGTGCAGGGTTTGGTATAAATACACTGTGACTTCCTGCGCACAGTGCTAACACTTAGAGGACAGTGCAGGGTTTGGTATAAATACACTGTGACTTCCTGCGCACAGTGCTAACACTTAGAGGACAGTGCAGGGTTTGGTATAAATACACTATGACTTCCTGCGCACAGTGCTAGCACCTAGAGGACAGTGCAGGGTTTGGTATAAATACACTATGACTTCCTGCGCACAGTGCTAACACTTAGAGGACAGTGCAGGGTTTGGTATAAATACACTATGACTTCCTGCGCACAGTGCTAGCACTTAGAGGACAGTGTAGGGTTTGGTATAAATACACTATGACTTCCTGCGCACAGTGCTAACACTTAGAGGACAGTGCAGGGTTTGGTATAAATACACTATGACTTCCTGCGCACAGTGCTAGCACTTAGAGGACAGTGCAGGGTTTGGTATAAATACACTGTGACTTCCTGCGCACAGTGCTAACACTTAGAGGACAGTGCAGGGTTTGGTATAAATACACTGTGACTTCCTGCGCACAGTACTAACACTTAGAGGACAGTGCAGGGTTTGGTATAAATACACTGTGACTTCCTGCGCACAGTGCTAACACTTAGAGGACAGTGCAGGGTTTGGTATAAATACACTATGACTTCCTGCGCACAGTGCTAACACTTAGAGGACAGTGCAGGGTTTGGTATAAATACACTATGACTTCCTGCGCACAGTGCTAGCACTTAGAGGACAGTGCAGGGTTTGGTATAAATACACTACGACTTCCTGCGCAGAGTACTAACACTTAGAGGACAGTGCAGGCTTTGGTATAAATACACTATGACTTCCTGCGCAGAGTACTAACACTTAGAGGACAGTGCAGGCTTTGGTATAAATACACTAACTAGTACATAAATCGTCCTGTACCCTACTCACATCCATTCACAGGCCTATTATAAACATGTTAAGAGTCAGGTCAAAATGATGAGAGACATTCGTCATCAACTAACTACCCAGCTTGCACTACACTTGTTTGCCACATTGCTtctacactgagtgaacaaaacattacgaacacctgctctttccatgacatagactgaccaagtgaatccaggtgaaagctatgatcccttatttatgtcacttgttaaatccacttcaatcagtgtagatgaaggggaggagaccggttaaagaaggatttttaagccttgagacaattgaaacatggattgtgtatatgtcccattcagagggtgaatgggcaagacaaaagatttaagtgcctttgaacgaggtatgttagtagatgccaggcgcaccggtttgagtgtgtcaagaactgcaacgctgatggATTTttcatggtccaccacccaaaggacatcttgccaatttgacacaactgtgggaagcattggagtcaaaataggccagcatccctgtgaaacacTTTCGAGGGGGGgggaactcaatattaggaaggtgttttgtACAATCAGCGTATATTTTAATTCACTTGTAATCAATAAACCAGAGACAGTATGTTTTACTGTAGCATCCCAAATATGAAAACATTTCCTCTCAAATGCAGAATTGATGTGAACTAAGCACACTGAAGACACAAGTTCTGATTCCACTCCATCGACTCTGGATTTAGAGAGAATTATTGAGGAAATCATTCAGCATGTAATATCATCCGTCTGATCTCCTGCCTGATCTCTTTAAACAATGTCTGAGGCTTGGCATGGATTTGCATAGATTTCTGTGTGATCTCTGATGTTACGAAGCATAATGGCAGTTTTATCCACCAACACAGTTTAAATTCTACAAAGTTGTTACTCCTGTGGAAGATTTACTGTCATGATTACCTTTAATCTTGTCAGCTTTCATATGTCTTACTTTCTTACATCGAATCACATCGGAATCAAAACAATTGTTAAATGAGATCTTTTATTGGTCAAAGAGTTAACTCTGCAACTGCAAATCAACGAACAGGTGTTACTTGGACGAAGGAAATGCAGCAGTGTAGACTGAATTATTAAAAAACAAAATGCAGCGGCTAGAAAGTAGTTTGACCCAAAATCCAAGCATTCTTCAATGAGAAAAACAGAACTCAAAacataataatacataaaaaatagCAGTTAACTCGAAGGTACAAAACACCTCTTCCGCACAACATTCATCATTTTTTGCTGAAGGAGAAAGATCATCTCAGAACTTTGCAAAGAAGCAATCACAAAAATGAGAATGACGCAACTCACTTGGTAACTCGCATGAAAACTCACATGGAAACTCCTCAAACCATTTCCAAAACAGACATACAACTCAGACCTCCCACAGATTCTAAATACCATTTTTCTATTGTATTTGAGCAAACAGAGTGAATTCTTGGTAAGGCTAAACCTGCTCTAGTCTACACCCATTGGAGAGATAGCACATGAACGATAAAGCACAGTAACAATCTATAAAATACAAAACGTGAATATATTATCCATATTTATCCAAAATGAGGACTGGTGAGGGTGTACAGAAGATTTTACAATTCTATAACACAGTCTATGCCTGGATATTCTGGCAGGTTCAGATCGTATTTCTTCTGGATGTCATAAGGCAGGAAGCGTCCCGCCAAGTAGTGCTTCCCCGTGAAACTGGTGGCACATCTCTTTGGTGCCATAAGCGAGATCAGGACGTCTGGGTTGATCCCATCTGAGGTCACCTGGTCAACATCCCAACCTTTAATAAACAGGGAAATGATGATCACCATTTGAATTCCATCTCTATTGATGGGACAACTAACCTTCTGACATCTACTAGCTATGTCACGTGACATAACATCATGGAGAGCGTGAGTATCTCACTTGATCTTCTCCTTTCAACTTTAATCGGCATTTCATATCTTACAGATGAGACACCTGCCAGGTAGCAGCATTCCAGAACAAGTTAAATTCGGACAGGGTGTGATATAATGGCCAAATATTTGTACTACCCTTAGCTATATGCTTTACTATCTCAGTACATCCAGGTTGGCCTCTACAGCTCGGTAGTGTTAAGGATGACTTGAGGTTGATCTGACAAAGGCTATCGCAGCTGCAAATGTGGCCGGTGAATTGTGGAGCACACAGgagactgctgaggggagaatggctcataaaaatgtctggaatggagtaaatggaatggtatcaaacacatggaaaccatgtgtttgatgagtTCGATAGCATTCCATTGACTCTGTTTcagacattactatgagcccgtcctccccaatcaaGGTGCCACCAACATCCTGTGTTGGAGCATGTACAGGCTTTTATTTTGTATGGCTTACTTGTGTTTAGCTCAGAGCTAAAATCCTGTTTTGGGCAAATTTCTGTACATTTGTGCAACACTGGTACATGTTGAATGTGCAGCATAGCTTTCAGCCTTACCTGAGGGTATGTCCACACTTACGATGGGGATCTTGACCTGCTTTAGAGTGACTAGGATGCCAGCGTAGGGCTCCTTCACATCTGTGTGGTCAGTCTCTGGCCCCAGGATGGCATCAATCACCATGTTATAGGCATCGTTGATCAACTGCACCTGAACACACAACCATAACTCAAACTCTGATCAACTGCACCTGAacacacaaccataacacaaccacaacTCAAACTCTGATCAACTGCACCTGAacacacaaccataacacaaccacaacTCAAACTCTGATCAACTGCACCTGAACACACAACCATAACTCAAACTCTGATATCAACTGCACCTGAacacacaaccataacacaaccacaacTCAAACTCTGATCAACTGCACCTGAACACACAACCATAACTCAAACTCTGATATCAACTGCACCTGAacacacaaccataacacaaccacaacTCAAACACTGGTCAGCATCTAGACAAAGCTTTACATTGTTCTCACAGCTCCAGCAAGGTGCACTTTCATAAGTCAGTTACGCTAGCAGATGTCAAGTTTAATTGAAGGATTAATTTGTGTCTATGAAATATATGACACAAATTGATACTTAAACTTGACATCTAACATTTAATGTTTTATAATCCTTTTTTATGTTGCTCACCTCTGTTGGGAGATAGGAGAGGAATGGGATGTCCATCTTTTCACACTGAACTGTGAAATCCTGTTGAATGGTGTGAGGGGTGCGTTTGGGATAGTAGATGGTTGGCTCATActcctgtgagagagagagagaaaatactactaccggtcaaaagtttggacacacctactcattcaagggtttttctttatttttgctattttctacattgtagaatcatagtgAAGACTATGAAATGCATTcctaaaactatgaaataacacatatggaatcatgtagtaaccaaaaaagttttaaacaaatcaaaacatattttatatttgagattcttcaaatagccaccctttgccttgatgacagctttgcacactcttggcattctctcaaccagcttcacctggaatgcttttcaaacagtcttgaaggagttcccacatatgctgagcacttgttggctgcttttccttcactctgcggtccgactcatcccaaaccatctcaatttggttgaggtcgggggattgtggaggccagatcagctGATgaagcacttcatcactctccttcttggtaaaatatcccttacacagcctggaggtgtgttgggtcattgtcctgttgaaaaacaaatgatagtcccactaaacccaaaccagggatggcgtatcgttgcagaatgctgtagtagccatgctggttaagtgtgcacaaatacacatgcggagatcatccgttcccccacaccgcgtctcacaaagacatgacggttggaagcaaaaatctccaatttggactccaggccaaaggacaaatttccaccagtctaatgtccattgcttatgtttcttggcccaaacaagtcttttcttcttattggtgtcctttagtagtggtttctttgcagtaattcgacctcgaaggcctgattcacacagtctcctctgaacagttgatgttgagatgtgtctgttacttgaactctgtgaagcatttatttgggctacaatttctgaaactggtaactctaatgaacttatcctctgcagcagaggtaactctgggtcttccattcctgtggcggtcctcatgagagccagtttcatcatagcgcttgatggtttttgtgactgcacttggaGAAACTTTCAAAGGTCTTGAAAttgtccagattgactgaccttcatgtcttaacataataatggactgttgtttctctttccttattttaaatcaaatcaaattttattcgtcacatgcgccgaatacaacaggtgtagtagaccttacagtgaaatgcttacttacgggcccttaaccaacaatgcagtttaaaaaaataaaataagaataagaaataaaaataacaagtgattaaagagcagcagtaaaataacattagcaagactatatacaggtacagagtcaatgtgcgaggcaccggttagttgaggtaatatgtacatgtaggtagagttattaaagtgactatgcatagaagctgtttagaagcctctattcttgccataatatggacttggtcttttaccaaatagggctatcttctgtataccccccctaacttgtcacaacacaactgattggctcaaactcattaagaaggaaagaaattccacaaattaacttttaacaaggcacacctgttaatttaaatgcattcctggtgactacctcatgaagctcgttgagagaataccaagagtgtgcaaagatgtcatcaagggaaagagtggctgctttgaagaatctatatattttgatttgtttgatacttttttgg
The Salmo salar chromosome ssa16, Ssal_v3.1, whole genome shotgun sequence DNA segment above includes these coding regions:
- the yjefn3 gene encoding yjeF N-terminal domain-containing 3; this translates as MNHSSTEPAETIELMRYLSKVETAAIETELLRDYKFGQQQLIEIWGHACAIAITKAFPLTSLGKKQPTVLVVCGPDQNGSIGLVCARHLRIFEYEPTIYYPKRTPHTIQQDFTVQCEKMDIPFLSYLPTEVQLINDAYNMVIDAILGPETDHTDVKEPYAGILVTLKQVKIPIVSVDIPSGWDVDQVTSDGINPDVLISLMAPKRCATSFTGKHYLAGRFLPYDIQKKYDLNLPEYPGIDCVIEL